One part of the Rutidosis leptorrhynchoides isolate AG116_Rl617_1_P2 chromosome 1, CSIRO_AGI_Rlap_v1, whole genome shotgun sequence genome encodes these proteins:
- the LOC139880605 gene encoding putative pentatricopeptide repeat-containing protein At5g40405: MNFAALLCKRLTVSDLVTRIPLYSSAADVTGDGLNMQALRNFLRNPTISIVETCKSLTEINQIHSQLLVNGFINEPELVSKFAASIALKHPHNIHYSVQLLNQCENPTIFALNSLIRVYSKTSTPEKSFHFYKRILNLNKKPDNYTFTFLIKSCVSLMVDKALGLGVHGAVLKYGLDHDPHLQSGLIYMYAEMGFLGEIKDLFLNVNKPDLVTKTAMVAACAKLGDIGFARQLFDKMPKRDVVAWNAMISGYVQFGKPLNALKLFSEMERKGLKVNEASMVSVLSACTHLSDLRTGQWAHRYIKSNRLKIDLTLGSALVHMYAKCGYIDMAMEVFWGMKEKNVYTWSCAIGGLAMNGYGEKCLELYKLMLQENIQPNGVTFTSVLKGCTILGLVEEGCKHFQSMIKEYGIEPQLEHYGCMVDLYGLSGRLDEALKFIYSMPIAPHAGAWGALLNGSKIHKNMELAELASRKLVELEAKNDGAYVQLSNVYAGFNKWDSVDDVRLKMKSQSIAKVPGVSIID; this comes from the exons ATGAATTTTGCAGCTTTGTTGTGTAAGAGATTAACTGTTAGTGACTTGGTTACAAGAATCCCTCTCTACAGTTCCGCAGCTG ATGTGACTGGAGATGGATTAAACATGCAAGCTTTGAGAAATTTCTTGAGAAACCCAACTATTTCAATTGTAGAAACATGCAAAAGCCTAACGGAAATCAACCAAATACATTCTCAATTACTAGTCAATGGTTTCATCAATGAACCAGAACTTGTGTCAAAATTTGCTGCATCAATTGCACTAAAACACCCACACAATATTCATTATTCCGTTCAACTCTTGAACCAATGTGAGAACCCTACTATCTTTGCTTTAAATTCTTTAATTAGGGTTTACTCCAAAACCTCAACTCCTGAAAaaagttttcatttttataaaagaatTCTTAATTTAAATAAGAAACCTGATAATTACACCTTTACATTCTTAATTAAATCTTGTGTTAGTCTAATGGTTGATAAGGCTTTAGGATTGGGTGTACATGGAGCTGTGTTAAAATACGGGTTGGATCATGACCCACATCTTCAAAGCGGATTAATCTACATGTATGCTGAAATGGGGTTTCTCGGTGAGATAAAAGATCTGTTCTTGAATGTAAATAAGCCTGATTTGGTAACAAAAACAGCAATGGTGGCTGCCTGTGCAAAATTAGGGGATATTGGATTTGCACGCCAGCTGTTTGATAAAATGCCTAAGAGGGATGTCGTTGCTTGGAATGCTATGATATCAGGGTATGTTCAGTTTGGGAAGCCGTTGAACGCATTAAAGTTGTTTTCCGAGATGGAAAGGAAGGGGTTGAAGGTTAACGAGGCTTCGATGGTTTCAGTGTTGTCTGCTTGCACACATTTAAGTGATTTGAGAACAGGACAATGGGCACATAGATATATAAAGTCTAATAGGCTAAAAATTGACTTGACACTAGGTAGTGCACTTGTGCATATGTATGCAAAGTGTGGGTATATCGACATGGCTATGGAAGTGTTTTGggggatgaaagaaaagaatgtgtATACATGGAGTTGTGCCATTGGAGGACTAGCAATGAATGGTTATGGTGAAAAGTGTCTCGAGCTTTATAAACTTATGCTACAAGAAAACATCCAACCAAATGGGGTTACATTTACGTCAGTCTTAAAGGGTTGCACCATATTAGGCTTAGTTGAAGAAGGTTGTAAGCATTTTCAATCAATGATAAAAGAGTATGGGATCGAACCACAACTTGAGCATTATGGATGTATGGTTGATTTATATGGTTTATCTGGACGTTTAGACGAAGCCTTAAAGTTCATTTATAGCATGCCAATTGCACCCCATGCGGGAGCTTGGGGTGCTTTGCTTAATGGTAGCAAAATTCATAAAAATATGGAATTGGCTGAACTTGCATCTAGAAAATTGGTTGAACTAGAAGCCAAGAATGACGGTGCATACGTGCAGTTATCGAATGTTTATGCTGGTTTTAACAAATGGGATAGTGTTGATGATGTGAGGCTTAAAATGAAGTCACAAAGCATCGCAAAGGTCCCGGGCGTTAGCATAATCGACTAG
- the LOC139880569 gene encoding glutathione gamma-glutamylcysteinyltransferase 1 isoform X1, giving the protein MAAMASIYRRVLPSPPAIDFASYQGKQLFMEAVQGGTMEGFFKLISYFQTQSEPAYCGLATLAMVLNALSIDPGRKWKGPWRWFDESMLDCCESLEQVKAKGISFGKVVCLAHCAGAKVEAYRTNHSNIDEFRKHVIACASSDDCHVISSYNRATFKQTGSGHFSPIGGYHAGTDMALILDVARFKYPPHWVPLKLLWEAMDTVDDASGFLRGFMLISRPQRPPALLYTLSCKHESWTNIAHYLVADVPMLLSVKNVHNVKDVLSVVFNSRPSEFLEFIKWVAEVRRTEDGNQTLSPEEQERLSIKGDILKQVQDTHLYKHVTDFLISEKSGCQGPQCLGEQTSLTDIAASVCCQGAGFLKGSSESPNGFCCGETRVHCIKADGDMPVTVVSGTVTNGIGEQHVDMLVPSSPQSSSTSSSGLLTNCIGMHPTSNDVLTTLLLALPPQTWSGIKDASLLQEIDTLVCTDNLPTLLQEEIIHLRGQLYVLKRCKDDEVNIQRTKGRVYKISTSCRQVKVL; this is encoded by the exons ATGGCTGCGATGGCAAGTATATACAGAAGAGTTCTTCCATCTCCTCCTGCTATTGATTTCGCTTCTTATCAAGGGAAG CAATTGTTCATGGAAGCCGTTCAAGGTGGAACCATGGAAGGTTTCTTTAAGTTGATATCCTACTTTCAGACACAATCGGAACCTGCCTATTGTGGATTAGCTACCCTAGCCATGGTCTTGAATGCACTGTCTATTGATCCTGGTAGAAAATGGAAAG GTCCATGGAGGTGGTTTGATGAATCTATGCTGGACTGTTGCGAGTCTTTGGAACAGGTTAAAGCCAAGGGCATTTCCTTTGGGAAGGTCGTGTGCTTGGCTCATTGTGCCGGAGCAAAAGTTGAAGCTTATCGTACAAATCATAGTAATATTGATGAATTCCGCAAGCATGTTATTGCATGTGCTTCATCTGATGATTGTCATGTGATCTCGTCATATAACAGAGCAACTTTTAAACAG ACTGGTAGTGGCCACTTTTCACCTATCGGTGGTTATCATGCTGGAACAGACATGGCTTTAATTTTAGATGTCGCACGTTTTAAATACCCTCCTCACTGGGTCCCACTTAAATTACTTTGGGAAGCCATGGATACCGTAGATGATGCTAGTGGATTTCTCAGAGG TTTCATGCTAATATCCAGGCCTCAACGGCCACCAGCATTACTTTATACTCTG AGTTGTAAGCATGAGAGTTGGACTAATATTGCCCACTACTTAGTAGCAGATGTTCCAATGTTATTAAGTGTTAAAAATGTGCACAATGTGAAGGATGTTCTCTCTGTCGTTTTCAATTCTCGTCCATCAGAATTTCTTGAATTTATCAAGTGGGTTGCAGAAGTTAGAAGAACAGAGGACGGCAATCAAACATTAAGCCCAGAAGAACAAGAAAGGCTTTCTATCAAG GGGGATATTTTGAAACAGGTACAAGACACTCATCTATACAAGCATGTCACTGATTTTCTCATCAGTGAGAAATCAGGGTGCCAAGGCCCACAGTGTTTGGGTGAACAAACCAGTTTGACGGATATTGCAGCTAGTGTATGTTGCCAGGGAGCAGGGTTTCTAAAAGGAAGTAGCGAATCCCCTAACGGGTTTTGCTGTGGGGAAACACGTGTACATTGTATAAAAGCCGATGGAGACATGCCTGTGACAGTAGTTTCTGGGACAGTCACTAATGGCATTGGTGAACAACATGTCGATATGTTGGTTCCTTCATCTCCCCAAAGTTCAAGTACGTCCAGCTCTGGTTTATTAACAAACTGCATTGGAATGCACCCGACTAGTAATGATGTCCTCACAACACTTTTACTCGCATTGCCGCCACAAACCTGGTCCGGTATCAAAGACGCTAGTCTGTTGCAGGAAATCGATACCCTTGTATGCACAGACAATCTTCCCACACTGCTTCAAGAAGAG ATTATACACTTGCGTGGTCAGCTTTATGTTCTCAAGCGATGCAAAGATGACGAG GTCAATATTCAAAGAACAAAGGGACGAGTTTACAAAATCAGTACCAGTTGTCGACAAGTCAAAGTTCTTTGA
- the LOC139880569 gene encoding glutathione gamma-glutamylcysteinyltransferase 1 isoform X2 yields the protein MAAMASIYRRVLPSPPAIDFASYQGKQLFMEAVQGGTMEGFFKLISYFQTQSEPAYCGLATLAMVLNALSIDPGRKWKGPWRWFDESMLDCCESLEQVKAKGISFGKVVCLAHCAGAKVEAYRTNHSNIDEFRKHVIACASSDDCHVISSYNRATFKQTGSGHFSPIGGYHAGTDMALILDVARFKYPPHWVPLKLLWEAMDTVDDASGFLRGFMLISRPQRPPALLYTLSCKHESWTNIAHYLVADVPMLLSVKNVHNVKDVLSVVFNSRPSEFLEFIKWVAEVRRTEDGNQTLSPEEQERLSIKGDILKQVQDTHLYKHVTDFLISEKSGCQGPQCLGEQTSLTDIAASVCCQGAGFLKGSSESPNGFCCGETRVHCIKADGDMPVTVVSGTVTNGIGEQHVDMLVPSSPQSSSTSSSGLLTNCIGMHPTSNDVLTTLLLALPPQTWSGIKDASLLQEIDTLVCTDNLPTLLQEEIIHLRGQLYVLKRCKDDEVEEDFSAPSFNHSSH from the exons ATGGCTGCGATGGCAAGTATATACAGAAGAGTTCTTCCATCTCCTCCTGCTATTGATTTCGCTTCTTATCAAGGGAAG CAATTGTTCATGGAAGCCGTTCAAGGTGGAACCATGGAAGGTTTCTTTAAGTTGATATCCTACTTTCAGACACAATCGGAACCTGCCTATTGTGGATTAGCTACCCTAGCCATGGTCTTGAATGCACTGTCTATTGATCCTGGTAGAAAATGGAAAG GTCCATGGAGGTGGTTTGATGAATCTATGCTGGACTGTTGCGAGTCTTTGGAACAGGTTAAAGCCAAGGGCATTTCCTTTGGGAAGGTCGTGTGCTTGGCTCATTGTGCCGGAGCAAAAGTTGAAGCTTATCGTACAAATCATAGTAATATTGATGAATTCCGCAAGCATGTTATTGCATGTGCTTCATCTGATGATTGTCATGTGATCTCGTCATATAACAGAGCAACTTTTAAACAG ACTGGTAGTGGCCACTTTTCACCTATCGGTGGTTATCATGCTGGAACAGACATGGCTTTAATTTTAGATGTCGCACGTTTTAAATACCCTCCTCACTGGGTCCCACTTAAATTACTTTGGGAAGCCATGGATACCGTAGATGATGCTAGTGGATTTCTCAGAGG TTTCATGCTAATATCCAGGCCTCAACGGCCACCAGCATTACTTTATACTCTG AGTTGTAAGCATGAGAGTTGGACTAATATTGCCCACTACTTAGTAGCAGATGTTCCAATGTTATTAAGTGTTAAAAATGTGCACAATGTGAAGGATGTTCTCTCTGTCGTTTTCAATTCTCGTCCATCAGAATTTCTTGAATTTATCAAGTGGGTTGCAGAAGTTAGAAGAACAGAGGACGGCAATCAAACATTAAGCCCAGAAGAACAAGAAAGGCTTTCTATCAAG GGGGATATTTTGAAACAGGTACAAGACACTCATCTATACAAGCATGTCACTGATTTTCTCATCAGTGAGAAATCAGGGTGCCAAGGCCCACAGTGTTTGGGTGAACAAACCAGTTTGACGGATATTGCAGCTAGTGTATGTTGCCAGGGAGCAGGGTTTCTAAAAGGAAGTAGCGAATCCCCTAACGGGTTTTGCTGTGGGGAAACACGTGTACATTGTATAAAAGCCGATGGAGACATGCCTGTGACAGTAGTTTCTGGGACAGTCACTAATGGCATTGGTGAACAACATGTCGATATGTTGGTTCCTTCATCTCCCCAAAGTTCAAGTACGTCCAGCTCTGGTTTATTAACAAACTGCATTGGAATGCACCCGACTAGTAATGATGTCCTCACAACACTTTTACTCGCATTGCCGCCACAAACCTGGTCCGGTATCAAAGACGCTAGTCTGTTGCAGGAAATCGATACCCTTGTATGCACAGACAATCTTCCCACACTGCTTCAAGAAGAG ATTATACACTTGCGTGGTCAGCTTTATGTTCTCAAGCGATGCAAAGATGACGAGGTAGAGGAAGATTTTTCTGCACCTTCCTTCAACCATTCTTCACATTAA
- the LOC139880569 gene encoding glutathione gamma-glutamylcysteinyltransferase 1 isoform X3, with product MAAMASIYRRVLPSPPAIDFASYQGKQLFMEAVQGGTMEGFFKLISYFQTQSEPAYCGLATLAMVLNALSIDPGRKWKGPWRWFDESMLDCCESLEQVKAKGISFGKVVCLAHCAGAKVEAYRTNHSNIDEFRKHVIACASSDDCHVISSYNRATFKQTGSGHFSPIGGYHAGTDMALILDVARFKYPPHWVPLKLLWEAMDTVDDASGFLRGFMLISRPQRPPALLYTLSCKHESWTNIAHYLVADVPMLLSVKNVHNVKDVLSVVFNSRPSEFLEFIKWVAEVRRTEDGNQTLSPEEQERLSIKGDILKQVQDTHLYKHVTDFLISEKSGCQGPQCLGEQTSLTDIAASVCCQGAGFLKGSSESPNGFCCGETRVHCIKADGDMPVTVVSGTVTNGIGEQHVDMLVPSSPQSSSTSSSGLLTNCIGMHPTSNDVLTTLLLALPPQTWSGIKDASLLQEIDTLVCTDNLPTLLQEEIIHLRGQLYVLKRCKDDEVEEEEQRDEFTKSVPVVDKSKFFEQWSNLHNQGEFSSSRRVLDCCSRLSERYGRSDRFSDGIRSIITLPKPIAYTLNIGSRSIFSVNWLSR from the exons ATGGCTGCGATGGCAAGTATATACAGAAGAGTTCTTCCATCTCCTCCTGCTATTGATTTCGCTTCTTATCAAGGGAAG CAATTGTTCATGGAAGCCGTTCAAGGTGGAACCATGGAAGGTTTCTTTAAGTTGATATCCTACTTTCAGACACAATCGGAACCTGCCTATTGTGGATTAGCTACCCTAGCCATGGTCTTGAATGCACTGTCTATTGATCCTGGTAGAAAATGGAAAG GTCCATGGAGGTGGTTTGATGAATCTATGCTGGACTGTTGCGAGTCTTTGGAACAGGTTAAAGCCAAGGGCATTTCCTTTGGGAAGGTCGTGTGCTTGGCTCATTGTGCCGGAGCAAAAGTTGAAGCTTATCGTACAAATCATAGTAATATTGATGAATTCCGCAAGCATGTTATTGCATGTGCTTCATCTGATGATTGTCATGTGATCTCGTCATATAACAGAGCAACTTTTAAACAG ACTGGTAGTGGCCACTTTTCACCTATCGGTGGTTATCATGCTGGAACAGACATGGCTTTAATTTTAGATGTCGCACGTTTTAAATACCCTCCTCACTGGGTCCCACTTAAATTACTTTGGGAAGCCATGGATACCGTAGATGATGCTAGTGGATTTCTCAGAGG TTTCATGCTAATATCCAGGCCTCAACGGCCACCAGCATTACTTTATACTCTG AGTTGTAAGCATGAGAGTTGGACTAATATTGCCCACTACTTAGTAGCAGATGTTCCAATGTTATTAAGTGTTAAAAATGTGCACAATGTGAAGGATGTTCTCTCTGTCGTTTTCAATTCTCGTCCATCAGAATTTCTTGAATTTATCAAGTGGGTTGCAGAAGTTAGAAGAACAGAGGACGGCAATCAAACATTAAGCCCAGAAGAACAAGAAAGGCTTTCTATCAAG GGGGATATTTTGAAACAGGTACAAGACACTCATCTATACAAGCATGTCACTGATTTTCTCATCAGTGAGAAATCAGGGTGCCAAGGCCCACAGTGTTTGGGTGAACAAACCAGTTTGACGGATATTGCAGCTAGTGTATGTTGCCAGGGAGCAGGGTTTCTAAAAGGAAGTAGCGAATCCCCTAACGGGTTTTGCTGTGGGGAAACACGTGTACATTGTATAAAAGCCGATGGAGACATGCCTGTGACAGTAGTTTCTGGGACAGTCACTAATGGCATTGGTGAACAACATGTCGATATGTTGGTTCCTTCATCTCCCCAAAGTTCAAGTACGTCCAGCTCTGGTTTATTAACAAACTGCATTGGAATGCACCCGACTAGTAATGATGTCCTCACAACACTTTTACTCGCATTGCCGCCACAAACCTGGTCCGGTATCAAAGACGCTAGTCTGTTGCAGGAAATCGATACCCTTGTATGCACAGACAATCTTCCCACACTGCTTCAAGAAGAG ATTATACACTTGCGTGGTCAGCTTTATGTTCTCAAGCGATGCAAAGATGACGAGGTAGAGGAAG AAGAACAAAGGGACGAGTTTACAAAATCAGTACCAGTTGTCGACAAGTCAAAGTTCTTTGAACAATGGTCAAACCTGCATAATCAAGGTGAGTTTTCGTCATCAAGACGAGTCCTTGATTGTTGTAGCAGACTTTCCGAGAGGTATGGAAGGTCAGATCGGTTTTCAGATGGGATCAGGAGCATTATTACATTGCCGAAACCAATTGCTTATACATTGAACATAGGTTCAAGGTCTATATTTTCTGTCAATTGGTTATCTCG